One Candidatus Sulfurimonas baltica DNA segment encodes these proteins:
- the rsmG gene encoding 16S rRNA (guanine(527)-N(7))-methyltransferase RsmG, producing MDLKSALQDDNISLPENFFYNVQKFKEHLFKWNKIHNLTGAKDEKTIDEFIYDAVFPISFLPKTKNLLDIGTGAGFPGMILAFGLPDTQVTLVEPLAKRASFLQFVKADLGLDNVRVVKKRVEDMESEIFELVTSRAVTDTNMLLKLSENFRDKNSKLLFYKGEKVYDEVGSDLKHKVIKTKNRHYLLIGEDL from the coding sequence TTGGATTTAAAATCAGCACTTCAAGATGATAATATCAGCTTGCCAGAGAACTTTTTCTATAACGTACAAAAATTTAAAGAGCACCTTTTCAAGTGGAATAAAATTCATAATCTAACCGGTGCCAAAGATGAAAAAACAATAGATGAGTTTATATATGATGCTGTTTTTCCTATAAGTTTTTTGCCAAAAACTAAAAATCTTTTAGACATAGGAACAGGCGCCGGTTTTCCAGGTATGATTTTAGCCTTTGGACTTCCTGATACGCAAGTTACTTTGGTTGAACCACTCGCAAAACGTGCTAGTTTTTTGCAGTTTGTAAAGGCAGACTTAGGGTTGGACAACGTTAGAGTTGTAAAAAAACGGGTTGAAGACATGGAGAGTGAGATTTTCGAACTTGTAACTTCAAGAGCTGTTACAGATACAAATATGCTTTTAAAATTAAGTGAAAACTTTCGTGATAAAAACTCAAAACTTCTTTTTTACAAAGGTGAAAAAGTTTACGATGAAGTAGGAAGCGATTTAAAACACAAAGTTATAAAGACTAAGAATAGACACTATTTACTTATAGGAGAAGATTTATGA
- a CDS encoding PP0621 family protein, with translation MSPQWILVIVLIAVVYFFFIKKKPAVTQSNKNNKKDEVQSSDMVECSTCGVYCELDDTILSNNKYYCSNECLEKA, from the coding sequence ATGAGTCCTCAATGGATTTTAGTTATTGTGTTAATTGCTGTAGTTTACTTTTTTTTCATCAAGAAAAAACCTGCTGTTACACAATCAAATAAAAACAATAAAAAAGACGAAGTACAAAGCAGTGACATGGTTGAGTGCTCTACATGTGGAGTCTATTGTGAGTTAGACGACACAATTCTCAGCAACAACAAATACTACTGCTCAAACGAGTGTTTGGAGAAGGCATAA
- the ribA gene encoding GTP cyclohydrolase II, protein MNIDISEVANLPSRFGNFKVKAFKEGNKEHLVIYKDSLDEIPIVRVHSECLTGDAIGSLKCDCRDQLEYALKLAEDTNGMVIYLRQEGRNIGLLNKINAYALQDKGLNTIEANHQLGFGADERTYEMVTYILHHFNIHKIKLLTNNPDKVNSINDIEIVERIPIIMQSNIHNKDYLNVKKDDMGHLL, encoded by the coding sequence TTGAATATAGATATTTCTGAAGTTGCAAACTTACCATCTAGATTTGGAAACTTCAAAGTAAAAGCCTTTAAAGAGGGAAACAAAGAACATCTTGTAATTTATAAAGACAGTCTTGATGAAATACCGATAGTAAGAGTTCACTCAGAGTGTTTAACTGGGGATGCTATCGGAAGTCTAAAGTGTGATTGTAGAGATCAACTAGAGTATGCTCTAAAACTTGCTGAAGATACTAATGGTATGGTTATTTACTTAAGGCAAGAGGGTAGGAATATCGGTCTTTTAAATAAGATAAATGCTTATGCTTTGCAAGATAAAGGGTTAAACACCATAGAGGCTAATCACCAGCTTGGTTTTGGAGCCGATGAGAGAACATACGAAATGGTAACATATATACTCCATCACTTCAATATTCATAAAATTAAACTCCTTACAAACAACCCAGATAAAGTAAACTCTATAAATGACATAGAAATAGTTGAGCGTATTCCTATAATTATGCAATCAAACATACATAACAAAGATTATTTAAATGTTAAAAAAGATGACATGGGTCATCTACTATAA
- the argF gene encoding ornithine carbamoyltransferase codes for MRHFLTLKDFTKEEILEIIDIGLEIKKNLKSKIYKKELENQTLGMIFEKSSTRTRVSFETGMFQLGGHALFLSNRDIHLGRGEPIKDTARVISSMCDMVMIRTFDHSMIEEFARYSKAPVINGLTDSYHPVQLLADYMTLIEYNAEKNLIAAYVGDGNNMTHSWMMLCAKLGFELRIATPKGYEVDSEILSQALEIAKESGAVITTTNDPKVAVKGATVVTTDTWTSMGQEEEKEERIKVFSGFMVDEEMMNLAHSGARFLHCLPAYRGLEVSEEVFDKHSDIVFNEAENRLHAQKGLMVWLNKQKG; via the coding sequence TTGAGACATTTTTTAACACTAAAAGATTTTACGAAAGAAGAGATTTTAGAAATTATTGATATCGGACTTGAAATTAAAAAAAACCTAAAGTCAAAAATATACAAAAAAGAGCTAGAAAACCAGACCTTGGGTATGATTTTTGAAAAAAGTTCAACAAGAACAAGAGTAAGTTTTGAAACTGGAATGTTTCAATTGGGTGGACATGCTCTGTTCCTTTCAAACCGTGATATTCACCTAGGTCGCGGTGAACCGATAAAAGATACTGCAAGGGTGATTTCCAGCATGTGTGATATGGTTATGATAAGAACTTTTGATCACTCAATGATAGAGGAGTTCGCACGCTACTCAAAAGCGCCGGTTATTAACGGACTTACTGACTCCTACCATCCTGTTCAGCTTTTAGCTGATTATATGACTTTAATTGAATACAATGCAGAAAAAAATTTAATTGCCGCTTATGTCGGTGATGGAAATAATATGACACACTCTTGGATGATGCTTTGTGCAAAGCTAGGGTTTGAGCTTAGAATTGCTACTCCAAAAGGGTACGAAGTTGATAGTGAAATTTTATCACAAGCTCTTGAAATCGCTAAAGAGAGCGGTGCAGTTATAACCACTACTAATGACCCTAAAGTTGCTGTAAAAGGTGCTACTGTTGTAACAACAGACACTTGGACCTCGATGGGACAAGAAGAAGAAAAAGAAGAGCGAATAAAAGTATTCAGTGGTTTTATGGTCGATGAAGAGATGATGAATTTAGCACATAGTGGTGCTAGATTTTTACACTGTCTTCCGGCTTACAGAGGTCTAGAAGTGAGTGAGGAAGTTTTTGATAAACACTCGGACATAGTTTTTAATGAGGCTGAAAATAGACTTCATGCTCAAAAGGGCTTGATGGTTTGGTTAAATAAACAAAAAGGTTAA
- the hemB gene encoding porphobilinogen synthase, translated as MFQRFRRTRLNGHLRSLVRETNVNVTDFIYPLFVRSGEGIKTEVASMPGVFQMSLDEILKECEELKKLGLYSIILFGIPDVKDSIGSDSLCEHGIIASAIRAIKEAHPEMFVVTDLCFCEYTDHGHCGIIDEKNETVNNDATLEISGQQAIVHAKAGADMIAPSGMMDGIIVTLREALDGAGFENLPIMSYSTKFASGYYGPFRDVAESTPSFGDRASYQMDPANRREAIAESIEDEAQGADILMVKPALAYLDIVREIKDATSLPMAVYNVSGEYAMLKLAGKHDLIDYNRVVMETMMSFKRAGADIIISYHAKEVAKILLNK; from the coding sequence ATGTTTCAAAGATTTCGTAGAACTCGTCTTAATGGGCATCTTCGCTCATTAGTTCGTGAGACAAATGTAAACGTAACAGATTTTATCTACCCACTGTTTGTTCGTTCAGGTGAGGGAATTAAAACTGAAGTAGCTTCAATGCCAGGCGTTTTTCAGATGAGTTTAGATGAAATATTAAAAGAGTGTGAAGAGTTGAAAAAGCTTGGACTTTATTCTATTATTCTTTTTGGAATTCCTGATGTAAAAGACTCTATCGGTTCAGACTCACTGTGTGAACACGGGATAATCGCTTCTGCAATAAGGGCTATAAAAGAAGCACATCCAGAGATGTTTGTAGTTACTGATCTGTGCTTTTGTGAATATACAGATCATGGGCACTGTGGAATTATTGACGAAAAAAATGAAACTGTAAACAATGATGCAACACTTGAAATATCAGGACAGCAAGCAATTGTTCATGCAAAAGCAGGAGCAGACATGATAGCGCCGTCGGGAATGATGGATGGAATTATTGTCACTCTAAGAGAAGCTCTTGATGGTGCAGGATTTGAGAATTTACCAATTATGAGCTACTCGACAAAATTTGCATCTGGATATTATGGACCGTTTCGTGACGTGGCTGAATCAACTCCAAGTTTTGGCGACCGTGCATCATACCAAATGGACCCGGCAAACAGAAGAGAAGCGATTGCTGAGAGTATCGAAGATGAAGCTCAAGGTGCAGATATACTTATGGTAAAGCCTGCTCTTGCATACTTAGACATAGTACGTGAGATTAAAGATGCAACGTCACTTCCAATGGCTGTGTATAATGTAAGCGGAGAATATGCGATGTTAAAACTCGCAGGTAAGCATGATTTAATTGATTATAATAGAGTTGTGATGGAGACTATGATGAGTTTTAAACGTGCCGGTGCAGACATAATAATCTCTTATCACGCCAAAGAAGTTGCAAAGATATTGCTTAATAAGTAG